The following nucleotide sequence is from Cicer arietinum cultivar CDC Frontier isolate Library 1 chromosome 2, Cicar.CDCFrontier_v2.0, whole genome shotgun sequence.
GATCGACCAAGTGTTGCAACTTATTCACAAGACTTATGTTGTAAATGGAGAAATAATTCTTGAAGATAACCTTCATTCTCTTGCCGTGTTATTTAGAGTATTAAGGCAACGTGGACTTTACGTTTCACCTGGTATATaaaatcttcaattttttatatttatagtttttaatattGGTCTTCAACATGATCAAGCCAACTTCAATCCAATCTATGAACATCACATTACATTGAAATCATATTATACATTATCTTGTTCTttctttcttgtgttttttttttttactgctACAAACTCTAATATGCATTTAATATTGTGGttgttcaataaaaattatagatgtgttcaaaaaattcaaagacGAGCAAGGAAACTTTAGTGAAAGAAACATCACAGATGTGGAGGGGATGCTAAGCTTGTTTGAAGCCTCGCATATGATGATTCATGGAGAAGAAATTTTGGAAGAGGCCTTGGCTTTCACCTCTGCTCACCTTAAATCCATTTCCACTCAATTGAACCCTTCTCTTGCAGCACAAGTCAAACATAGCTTAACGCAAGCTCTCCGCAAAAACTTGCCTAGGCTAGAGGCACGGCGCTACATTTCCATATACGAGCAAAATACTTCCCATAATGTAATTCTACTCAGGTTGGCAAAATTGGATTTTAATATGCTCCAAAGTCTACATCAAATGGAATTTGGAAACATTTGCAAGTAAGTACTTTAAATCACGCACTCCTTAATATGcagcaaaataaaatatcaaagtaGCTAATACCTTATCTGGGATCTTGATAGATGGTCGAAGGAGTTGGGCATTACTAAAAAACTACCGTTTGCACGAGATAAAATTGTAGAATGTTGCTTTTGGAGTATGTCAGTATACTTTGAGCCCCAATATTCTCAAGCAAGAAAAATGATGTCAAAAGTAATTGCTCACCTATCATTTATTGATGATACGTACGACTCATACGGAATTATTGATGAATTAGAACTTTTTACCAAGGCTGTTGAAAGGTAAATCACCATttatatacaatattaaaaaaaattaaattatagagAAAAATTTAGAGCTACAATCGATTTCATCCTCAATTTTgtgaggaaaaaaaattaaaaaatgacttattttttgttactaattctatctttttttttcgaGTAATGACACACATATCTTCACATATTTTTactctaattatttaaataaaggCATACGGATTTATATATTGTAATGAATGTGATTTTCAGGTGGGATATTAGTTGTTTGGATGATCTACCAAATTACATGAAGATACTTTACAAGTCTCTCTTAAATGTTTATGATGAAATAGAGCAAGAAACGAAGAAAGAAGGAAGAATATATACCCTAAACTACTTTGTAAAAGATGTAagagtttttattattacttttttatattattgttattattattattaatattattactattattattattattattattattattattattattattattattattattattattattattattattattattattatNNNNNNNNNNNNNNNNNNNNNNNNNNNNNNNNNNNNNNNNNNNNNNNNNNNNNNNNNNNNNNNNNNNNNNNNNNNNNNNNNNNNNNNNNNNNNNNNNNNNNNNNNNNNNNNNNNNNNNNNNNNNNNNNNNNNNNNGTAAAAGTAAAACTTCTTatcattatattaaataataatacaatttgacatcataaaataaagaaaaatattttttttatagatattctATTAACAATTTA
It contains:
- the LOC101513674 gene encoding probable terpene synthase 2, which gives rise to MPAVANFDPNSKLDLPRNVADYPPNVWGDFFLQYASESMELDQNIAAEIDSLKNEVRNMLATNNEKPFDKVKFVDSICRLGVGYHFEHEIDQVLQLIHKTYVVNGEIILEDNLHSLAVLFRVLRQRGLYVSPDVFKKFKDEQGNFSERNITDVEGMLSLFEASHMMIHGEEILEEALAFTSAHLKSISTQLNPSLAAQVKHSLTQALRKNLPRLEARRYISIYEQNTSHNVILLRLAKLDFNMLQSLHQMEFGNICKWSKELGITKKLPFARDKIVECCFWSMSVYFEPQYSQARKMMSKVIAHLSFIDDTYDSYGIIDELELFTKAVERWDISCLDDLPNYMKILYKSLLNVYDEIEQETKKEGRIYTLNYFVKDFKKIVQAYMTEARWLDKNYVPAIDEYMSISKITSGYPVLSTTSYIGMGDIATEDIFNWVTTMPKIVNGAALVCRLNDEIVSNEFEQKRGHVCSFLECYMTQYDTNREAAIQECQKGVENAWKDMNEDCLTQTKVPLPLLTSVLNLARFIEVYYKDKDNYTHSEGLMKTHIKALLVDPVPY